The genomic interval TTGTTACCGCCACAAGAGGCCAGCAGAAAGCCCATAAAGCCAAAGAGCGCTATCTGCTTCATAATATGTACACCCGAACGATATTTTCTATTCGTCTTCACTGTGTTCTTTTAATCCTTTCGGCAGACTTTTGTTCGTCTTTAGCCCAAGCCCCTTCAATTGTTCGGCTTGACGTATGAGGTTTCCAGGCCCATCTTTCAATTGCCCAAGGGCCTTGTCATATGTGACGCGGGCCTGATCTAAGCGCTGCCCGATGGCCGTTAAGCTCTCTACAAAGCCCACGAACTTATCGTACAACTTGGCACCGCGATCCGCTATTTCTTGAACGTTTTTCGCCTGCGTTTCTTGTTTCCAGATGTAGCCTACGGTTCTCAAGGTTGCTAGTAGGGTAGAAGTGCTGACCAATACCACGTTTTTATCCAGGGCTTCGGCGTATAGCTGACCGTCTTCATCTTGCTCCAAGGCTAGCAGGAAAGCCGGTTCTACCGGAATGTACATCATAACATAATCCGGTGTGGCAATTTGATAAAGGTCTTCGTATCGCTTGCTTCCCAGTCCTTTGATGTGGGCTTTAATGCTGGCTAAATGTCGCTTTAATGCATCTGAGCGGTCCGCATCGGTTTCGGCACTGTGATAAGCCTCATATGCCTTGAGTGAGACCTTGGCGTCAATGATGAGGTGTTTGTCTTCTGGGAGGTGAACGATGAAATCCGGGCGCTTTTGATGACCCTCACCATCGGCAAAGCTGTTCTGCGTCTGGAAATGCACATTTTCCTTTAGCCCAGCCTGTTCCAGCAAACGCGTCAGTTGGAATTCGCCCCAGTCTCCCATGGATTTGCTGTCCCCCTTAAGCGCATTGGTCAACTCTAAGGCTTCCTTAGCCATCTGTTGATTCAGCTTCTGTAGACCATCAATCTGAGTTTTCAGGCTGATCTGCTCATCTCTGTTTTCCTTGTAGGTTTTGTCGACCTTCTCTTCAAACTCCTTCAAGCGAGTTTTAAAAGGAAGCAGGATCCGGTCCAATTCCTTCTCGTTTTGCTCGGTGAATTTCTTTGACTTTTCCTCTAATAGCTCATTTGCTACATTTTTGAACTCAACTTTAAACCGTTCTTGAAGATCTTCGATTTCTTTTTTGGTTTCCCGAAGACGTTCGGATAAATTCAGGAGTTCCTGATTTTTGGCAGCCAATTGCCCGGATAATTCCAAGCGCTCGTTTTCCATTTTCGAGCGTTCAGTTTGTGCCTCATCAAGTCGTTCTTCAAGGGTAGAGTAGAGGGCTCTCAGAACGTATTTTTCGTCGAGATCTGATTCCGAAATAGTGCCTGCGGCACGATGCGAATTTCGCTTCCCTAATAGGTAGCCAATCACCACACCCAATACAACACCAGCAAGCAAAAGTCCGTACTCCATGGAGCTAAAATACGGGAAATTGACGAGGATTACGGGACGTTACCCCGAGATTATGTGTGGTTATAAAATACTTTAGTCAATCTGTGTAAATAGCTGGATAAAAGAGAATAAAGAATTCATTTGCGAAAATCAATAATGCGATTTTCGACTAGAATTGATTGATCAGTCCGATGTGAACCTTGGCTTGATCAAGTTGAAAATCGCTGCCGCTTCTACGACCGAGCGCATAGGTTAAATTGAGTAATCCAGCGGGTGTTTGAAAGGCTGCTCCTGCACCAAAACTCCATGCGCTTCCACTGTCCGGAAGATTGATCTCGAACAGTTGTCCGGGGTCTAAAAAACCAAAATCGGAGAAGGCGAAAATGAACCCGTCCCGACCTGTCAAGAGACGGAGTTCAACGGTGCCGATGAGGTATTGAGCAATGAATATACTCTGTTCGTCAAATCCCCTTAAATTTTGGATTCCTCCAAAGCGAAAGAGTTCGTTGTAATAGCTCGGTCCCAAGCCGGCGTTTTGCAGTTGCCCGTCAAATCTTCCGAATTGAATTCGATTGTGCAGAACAAGAAGAGAGCTAAAGTTCCAATAGCTTCCGGCATCGATTGTGGTTCGAAGCTGGGTGGTGCGAGAATCCTCGGCCCGTCGTTCTCCAAGGCCAAATTGAGCGTCAACGCGAACTCCATTTTTGGGCGCTACTCGGCGATCCGTCGTCCGCAAACGCAGTCCTACACTGTAAAATGAGCTGGAGTAGTCCACAACTCCCGCTACGGCTTCTTCGCCCAGTAGACTGGAACTCTTGCTGCTGAAACGGAAGTTGACACTCGATCTGGGGCTAATGAAGTACCGAATCCCCAAATTCGAACTCAAGTTCAAAAAAGAGGAGTCTTGTTTCAGTAGGTTCAATCCGCCTTCAAGCGCCCAGTTCCAGCCAAATAGGTAAGGATACGAAGCTTTCAGGTCGAGCTTTTGTGTGGTGTTCCCCGGACTGCTCCAATCCACAACGACTTCTTCACCCCTATTGAAAGCGTTCAAAAGTCGTAAGTAGACATTTCCGGTAACCGTTACACCTTGGTCGTTGGCGTTGAATCCAAGAATTCCGTCAAATTGATTGGCTTTTTCCTTCTCCAGATAGGCGAACACGACGGTTTTTTCTCGATTGAACAGCACCTGAGGGCTTCTCGGCATACTGAGATATTCGATATCGGCAACGGTTTGGCCTAAATCGGCTAAGGTCTTCTCAGAATAGGGCGCTCCGACCTTTAAACCGAGTAGGTTGGCGGTCATGGACTCCGTCATTTCGTCGTATCCGCGGACATTGACACTGTCATATCGAATGTAAGGTCCCGGCTCAAAGGCAAGTACGCCAGAAACGGAGTCCGTAGATACTGTGAGCTCTTGCCAATCCAGTCTAGCAAAGGGATAGCCGTTGTTTTCGGCTAGATCCAGTACGCGGCTTTCCCAGCGCATCCAGTCGGTTCCGCTCCATCTTTTTCCGCTCCATCGCTGTAGTTTTGGATCGGTAGGTAGTAATTCGAAACGCTCATCGGACCAATCCACAGAAGCCCATTGAATGGGCTGACCTCTTTCCAATTGAGCCTCAAGCGTTGATCCACGCCAAGTTGTTGATTGGATGCGTGCGCTCCAGAACCCATCGGCCCGAAGGGCCCGAACCTCCTCATAAAGAGCTTTCTCTGCGTTTAGGGTATCCGCAAAGGATCGGTCCAAAGGCCATTGCCGTTCGGGTAAATCCGAAACGGTGATGTGGAGCTTCAATTCCTGAGCATTCAGCGTCCAAGGAAGCAGTAGAAGCAGGCCGTATTTTAAGAAAGTTGCCAGACGATTGATTTTTGTCCGTTCTCTTCCAATAACGCATTAACCTGGGAAAAATGTCGGCATCCAAAAAATCCGCTGTGCGCACTGAATGGACTGGGGTGTGCTGCCTTTAGTACGTGATGCTTGTCCGCGTTGATACGGGCGGCTTTGTTTTGCGCAAAACGACCCCAGAGTAGGAAAATGAGCCCCTCACGTTGTTCGGAAAGCACGTCTATCACTCGATCTGTAAACTGCTCCCAGCCTTTACCTTGGTGGCTTCCAGCTTGATGAGCACGAACAGTTAATGTGGCGTTAATCAGCAGTACCCCCTGATCGGCCCAGGGTTCAAGATTTCCGGAAACGGGGTAGGGGTGTCCCAAATCGCTTTCGATTTCTTTAAAGATGTTCCGAAGTGAGGGCGGGTGTTTGACGCCGTCGGCAACAGAGAAGCACAGCCCGTTGGCCTGTCCTAGTCCGTGATACGGATCTTGACCAATGATGACCACCTTGACATCGGGTAAGGGTGTTCGGTCAAATGCAGCAAAAATTCGATTTCCCGGAGGAAATACCTGGTGCTGAGCACGTTCCTCTACGAGAAACGATTTGAGGTTGTGAAAGTAT from Cryomorphaceae bacterium carries:
- a CDS encoding BamA/TamA family outer membrane protein → MKLHITVSDLPERQWPLDRSFADTLNAEKALYEEVRALRADGFWSARIQSTTWRGSTLEAQLERGQPIQWASVDWSDERFELLPTDPKLQRWSGKRWSGTDWMRWESRVLDLAENNGYPFARLDWQELTVSTDSVSGVLAFEPGPYIRYDSVNVRGYDEMTESMTANLLGLKVGAPYSEKTLADLGQTVADIEYLSMPRSPQVLFNREKTVVFAYLEKEKANQFDGILGFNANDQGVTVTGNVYLRLLNAFNRGEEVVVDWSSPGNTTQKLDLKASYPYLFGWNWALEGGLNLLKQDSSFLNLSSNLGIRYFISPRSSVNFRFSSKSSSLLGEEAVAGVVDYSSSFYSVGLRLRTTDRRVAPKNGVRVDAQFGLGERRAEDSRTTQLRTTIDAGSYWNFSSLLVLHNRIQFGRFDGQLQNAGLGPSYYNELFRFGGIQNLRGFDEQSIFIAQYLIGTVELRLLTGRDGFIFAFSDFGFLDPGQLFEINLPDSGSAWSFGAGAAFQTPAGLLNLTYALGRRSGSDFQLDQAKVHIGLINQF
- the rmuC gene encoding DNA recombination protein RmuC, whose product is MEYGLLLAGVVLGVVIGYLLGKRNSHRAAGTISESDLDEKYVLRALYSTLEERLDEAQTERSKMENERLELSGQLAAKNQELLNLSERLRETKKEIEDLQERFKVEFKNVANELLEEKSKKFTEQNEKELDRILLPFKTRLKEFEEKVDKTYKENRDEQISLKTQIDGLQKLNQQMAKEALELTNALKGDSKSMGDWGEFQLTRLLEQAGLKENVHFQTQNSFADGEGHQKRPDFIVHLPEDKHLIIDAKVSLKAYEAYHSAETDADRSDALKRHLASIKAHIKGLGSKRYEDLYQIATPDYVMMYIPVEPAFLLALEQDEDGQLYAEALDKNVVLVSTSTLLATLRTVGYIWKQETQAKNVQEIADRGAKLYDKFVGFVESLTAIGQRLDQARVTYDKALGQLKDGPGNLIRQAEQLKGLGLKTNKSLPKGLKEHSEDE
- the ung gene encoding uracil-DNA glycosylase; the encoded protein is MKRPNLEASWLEALESEFQKEYFHNLKSFLVEERAQHQVFPPGNRIFAAFDRTPLPDVKVVIIGQDPYHGLGQANGLCFSVADGVKHPPSLRNIFKEIESDLGHPYPVSGNLEPWADQGVLLINATLTVRAHQAGSHQGKGWEQFTDRVIDVLSEQREGLIFLLWGRFAQNKAARINADKHHVLKAAHPSPFSAHSGFFGCRHFSQVNALLEENGQKSIVWQLS